The following coding sequences are from one Leptolyngbya sp. NIES-3755 window:
- a CDS encoding hypothetical protein (conserved hypothetical protein;~similar to AA sequence:cyanobase_aa:LBDG_04900), whose protein sequence is MAHEASSSNSLEMQQALLNALLDSEAVTVQPDNADTVKVEVKEIPGDTIAYPWNPADAESDSFFNALEQKFPIDTLSDAEISDRADAFFAHLDSLFAAPTLETSLAQKFATVPQSILNAIARQAQKLADSSANLADQLVLCVQEALPQWAEEDLQVLARPLAYSMRGEEQAVKSTDWAKLSETEQAKLTLAIARYALNEVQD, encoded by the coding sequence ATGGCACACGAAGCAAGTTCTTCTAACTCTCTTGAAATGCAGCAAGCTCTTTTGAATGCCTTGCTTGACTCGGAAGCGGTGACGGTGCAGCCAGACAATGCTGACACTGTAAAGGTCGAGGTCAAGGAAATTCCGGGTGATACGATCGCTTATCCCTGGAATCCAGCCGATGCTGAATCTGATTCGTTCTTTAATGCGTTAGAGCAGAAGTTTCCGATCGATACGCTTTCCGATGCTGAAATTTCGGATCGGGCGGATGCCTTTTTTGCTCATCTCGATTCGCTGTTTGCGGCTCCAACACTCGAAACATCTTTGGCACAAAAGTTTGCGACCGTTCCTCAATCAATTTTGAATGCGATCGCACGTCAAGCTCAAAAATTGGCAGATTCTTCGGCAAATCTGGCAGATCAACTCGTTCTCTGTGTGCAAGAAGCATTACCACAGTGGGCAGAAGAAGATTTACAGGTGTTAGCGCGTCCGTTGGCGTATTCGATGCGTGGCGAAGAACAAGCGGTGAAATCTACAGATTGGGCGAAATTGTCAGAAACCGAACAGGCGAAATTGACCTTAGCGATCGCTCGTTATGCGTTGAACGAAGTGCAAGATTAG
- a CDS encoding hypothetical protein (hypothetical protein MC7420_6879;~similar to AA sequence:cyanobase_aa:LBDG_04890) encodes MSPSEPPCLSLAIERLRASQAQHFAIHVIEAPYRGGYLLRDCLWTDELTHHWRSWQEMFCSRGVPDVPHVSQVLAPPVEALELPIGQPLPRSTRLMQNLGINLWQWLFDGVIQGSLNRSQGIAQGQNKALRLRLDVRDPDLISLPWEIMQSDAGKQAISLSQQLLFSRTTSDVDGLPGLRSETSLNVLLVLGQDAAPDLPSGFDNHKRDELKRLKLEQEAIALSRILRERQGANRLAAPCFVDTLLQPTSGELIDRLESGHYNVLFYAGHGVPAPDGGLLFLRPNQPMNGTELAQVLTRCRVKLAVFNACWGAQPEEQGGKSIPRSSLAEVLLHHGVPAVLAMRDSITDEEALSFIATFAQALSDRMPIDQAVAVARQHLLTLFRFNHQAWTLPVLYMHPEFNGELIKPIEEGMTQIPHTPSQLGLQNPVASLRSLENAKVWTIRGGLMRVGMSAENDLVLANEPGVSRKHAEIFYRNADTMQPMYFLRDFSRYGTWVSTVNGWQKVHNYEVPLHSGAQIKFGGSQNSVLEFLVSPADGRN; translated from the coding sequence ATGTCACCGTCTGAACCCCCCTGTTTAAGTCTCGCGATCGAGCGACTACGTGCCTCCCAAGCTCAACATTTTGCGATTCACGTGATCGAAGCGCCGTATCGTGGAGGGTATTTGCTGCGGGATTGTTTATGGACGGATGAACTGACGCATCATTGGCGATCGTGGCAGGAAATGTTTTGTTCACGGGGCGTTCCAGATGTGCCGCACGTTTCGCAAGTTCTGGCTCCTCCGGTTGAAGCGCTTGAACTTCCGATCGGGCAACCGCTCCCGCGCAGTACTCGATTGATGCAGAATTTGGGGATTAATCTCTGGCAATGGCTGTTTGATGGAGTAATTCAGGGCAGTTTGAATCGCAGTCAGGGAATTGCTCAGGGACAAAATAAGGCGTTGCGATTGCGGTTGGATGTGCGCGATCCCGATTTGATTTCGCTTCCCTGGGAAATTATGCAGAGTGATGCTGGGAAACAGGCGATTTCTTTGAGCCAACAGCTTTTATTTAGTCGTACCACGAGCGATGTGGATGGTTTACCGGGACTGCGATCGGAAACTAGCCTGAATGTGTTGCTAGTCCTCGGACAAGATGCGGCTCCCGATTTACCGAGCGGATTTGATAATCACAAGCGCGATGAATTGAAGCGGCTGAAATTGGAACAAGAAGCGATCGCATTATCGAGGATTTTACGAGAGCGTCAAGGTGCGAATCGGTTGGCGGCTCCTTGTTTTGTCGATACGCTGTTGCAGCCGACCTCTGGGGAATTAATCGATCGATTAGAAAGCGGTCATTATAATGTCTTGTTTTATGCGGGTCATGGGGTTCCGGCTCCTGATGGTGGCTTGCTGTTTTTGCGCCCGAATCAGCCGATGAACGGGACAGAACTCGCACAGGTTTTAACGCGATGCCGAGTGAAATTAGCAGTATTTAATGCTTGTTGGGGAGCGCAGCCTGAAGAGCAAGGCGGAAAATCGATTCCTCGAAGCAGTTTGGCGGAAGTATTGCTGCATCATGGAGTTCCAGCGGTGTTGGCAATGCGGGATTCGATTACCGACGAAGAAGCTCTAAGTTTTATCGCCACCTTTGCTCAAGCGTTAAGCGATCGAATGCCGATCGATCAAGCAGTCGCGGTCGCCCGTCAGCATTTACTGACCCTGTTCCGGTTTAATCATCAGGCGTGGACACTTCCGGTTTTGTATATGCACCCAGAATTTAATGGGGAATTGATTAAGCCGATCGAAGAAGGCATGACCCAGATTCCGCACACTCCAAGCCAATTGGGACTGCAAAATCCGGTGGCATCTTTACGATCGCTAGAGAACGCCAAAGTTTGGACAATTCGCGGCGGCTTGATGCGGGTGGGAATGAGTGCCGAAAATGATTTAGTTTTGGCAAATGAACCTGGAGTATCCCGGAAACATGCGGAAATTTTTTATCGCAATGCGGACACAATGCAGCCGATGTACTTTCTCCGGGATTTCTCGCGGTATGGCACTTGGGTTTCGACCGTGAATGGCTGGCAGAAAGTTCACAATTATGAAGTGCCACTTCACTCAGGGGCACAAATCAAATTTGGCGGATCACAGAACTCGGTTTTAGAGTTTTTAGTCTCGCCAGCGGACGGGCGCAATTAA
- a CDS encoding hypothetical protein (similar to AA sequence:cyanobase_aa:Npun_R3620): MTAISKPHHSQGVFLLILTTAIWGTSFPLLKGALNDLPAPIILASRFSIAALVFAPYLRHLNRNLIRDGAILGGLYFTECLLALIGLETISANRSAFLISLNVILVPLFGTVLGRNLPKRILIAVGIAIAGISIMSWEGGGFGMGEILTLACAIGVALYILAMEAITPKHPTLPLVAVQLAIAALLSIVWAILNGQFPFAGVASHLNVLMYVGVVITAVPIWTQTQAQRWITASEAALLYTLEPVFASLFSFFWLNEALGIRGYMGAALILSATLISLFPIKTFLEKGSNLRQ, encoded by the coding sequence ATGACAGCGATTTCTAAACCGCATCACAGTCAGGGTGTGTTCTTGCTAATTTTGACGACGGCAATTTGGGGAACTTCTTTTCCATTGCTCAAAGGTGCGTTGAATGATTTGCCTGCTCCGATTATTCTGGCAAGTCGTTTTAGTATTGCAGCCCTTGTATTTGCTCCCTATCTCCGCCATCTCAACCGAAACTTAATTCGCGATGGAGCCATTCTCGGTGGACTTTACTTCACAGAATGCTTGCTCGCATTAATTGGCTTAGAAACAATTTCCGCGAATCGCTCTGCTTTTCTGATTAGCTTGAATGTGATTCTCGTTCCTTTGTTTGGAACGGTGCTAGGTCGAAACTTACCGAAGCGAATTCTGATTGCAGTGGGAATTGCGATCGCAGGAATCAGCATCATGTCCTGGGAAGGTGGCGGTTTCGGAATGGGTGAGATTTTGACGTTGGCTTGTGCGATCGGAGTTGCGCTCTATATTTTGGCAATGGAAGCGATTACGCCAAAACACCCGACTCTGCCGCTCGTTGCCGTTCAACTTGCGATCGCGGCTTTATTGTCGATCGTTTGGGCAATTTTGAATGGACAGTTTCCCTTTGCTGGAGTCGCCTCGCATCTCAATGTTCTGATGTATGTGGGTGTGGTTATTACCGCAGTTCCGATCTGGACGCAAACTCAAGCACAACGATGGATCACTGCTTCTGAAGCCGCATTACTCTACACATTGGAGCCTGTTTTTGCCAGTCTCTTCTCGTTTTTCTGGCTAAATGAAGCATTAGGAATTCGAGGCTATATGGGCGCAGCACTCATTCTTTCTGCAACACTAATCAGCCTTTTTCCAATCAAAACCTTCTTGGAAAAAGGTTCTAATTTACGACAATAA
- a CDS encoding Mo-dependent nitrogenase family protein (similar to AA sequence:cyanobase_aa:Npun_R0845), whose translation MSFRKLDGFAQERDRHDRIAISGWVSHPLTSATPQQNCKPKFAPLAPLRRKLDNLQVHNSKLAHFLAEHIPAQCPFERDVKLFGRTLFHIPPMCKLNPLYEEVVALRFRALCYLADECGEDISQYC comes from the coding sequence ATGAGCTTTCGGAAACTCGACGGTTTCGCCCAAGAACGCGATCGTCACGACAGAATTGCAATCTCCGGTTGGGTGTCTCATCCACTCACCTCCGCTACCCCTCAGCAAAACTGCAAACCTAAATTCGCCCCTCTCGCTCCATTGCGTCGTAAGCTTGATAATCTTCAAGTTCACAATTCCAAATTGGCTCATTTTCTTGCCGAACATATTCCCGCGCAATGCCCATTTGAGCGCGATGTAAAATTATTTGGTCGGACACTTTTTCACATTCCGCCGATGTGCAAATTGAACCCCCTCTACGAAGAAGTCGTCGCACTTCGCTTTCGCGCTTTGTGTTATTTGGCGGATGAATGTGGCGAAGATATCAGCCAATATTGTTAG
- a CDS encoding putative sensor protein (similar to AA sequence:cyanobase_aa:LBDG_16180), whose protein sequence is MPEGYECLMGGEEMGELMRSFDWSNTPFGAVEQWSQSLRSTISICLNSRFPIAIYWGTDNLLLYNDAWRPILGDKHPWGLGRPAREVWSEIWETVGPEFANVLNTGKGIFHNDELLSMNRFGYTEECYFDYTFNPIQGEKGVVDGVLNIVTETTYRVLNDRRARLLREVASKTGVARTAEEACELMASMLQADPADIPFSMLYLVEDHQARLCAGEAIAQSPNTINLNANDDWLIAEVVRTGEPQIIHNLATRFGVISGALWEEPIQKAMILPIAATGQTKLAGVLVAGVSPRLELNENYQDFLTQVAGQISTAIVNARSYEEERKRAEQLAELDRAKTLFFSNVSHEFRTPLALMLGPAEDALREAETGEQRDRLEMIHRNALRLQKLVNTLLDFSRIEAGRIEAVYEPTDLSGFTADLAGMFRSLIERSGLNLRVECAPLSELAYVDREMWEKIVLNLLSNAFKFTFEGEITVSLSANHDRIQLQVRDTGTGIPETELAQVFERFHRVKGAKGRSYEGSGIGLSLVQELVKLHGGTIEVSSVIHQGTCFTVSIPTGHEHLPAERIRRSEADRTQRNLVSTATRATSYVEEASRWLPSAPTVSSEIPVAASIVRSTARIVLADDNADMRDYLIRLLSPQYEVEAVPDGAAALRAIRQHMPDLVLSDVMMPEMDGFELLQVLRHPPEGSKLQTQLNARELPVILLSARAGEEARIEGLAAGADDYLTKPFSARELLARVEATLKLSKLRQEALQREQALRSTSEAAQQEAEAAYRRLGQLLESMSDAFIALDRDWRIIYQNATAERINNKPRSEVLGKTLWEEWPASVGSIADYHYRLALAEQIPVHFEQHYFELPDHDVWLEVHAYPFDEGLGVFYRDITDRKMAEQQKEQLLEREYAAREAAETANRIKDEFLAVLSHELRTPLNPIMGWSKLLKSGNLNAEKTAYAIDIIERNAKLQTQLIEDLLDVSRILRGKLSLTMAPVDVESIVRSALDTVKLAAEAKSIQLHTNFSATPQVLGDAARLQQIVWNLLSNAIKFTPEAGSVTIRLTQIGTQVQITVSDTGQGISADFLPHVFEYFRQADSASTRKFGGLGLGLAIVRQLVELHGGTVQAESLGENQGATFTVQLPCLKTGTNVNCDRSDSKSTHTPSLAGIPILVVDDEQDSRDLVAFVLEQSGAIVTAVSSAIEALEAIKHQQFALLVSDIGMPEMNGYMLMEQIQKKSAIPNAIALTAYAGELNQKQAIEAGFQRHLAKPIEPEALIQTVQGLIDRLPV, encoded by the coding sequence TTGCCTGAAGGCTATGAGTGCTTGATGGGTGGCGAAGAAATGGGAGAATTGATGCGCTCCTTCGACTGGTCAAACACACCCTTCGGAGCCGTTGAACAATGGTCTCAAAGCTTACGATCGACCATCAGTATTTGTCTCAACTCGCGATTTCCCATTGCAATCTATTGGGGAACTGACAATCTTTTACTCTACAACGATGCCTGGAGACCAATTTTAGGCGATAAGCATCCGTGGGGATTGGGTCGCCCTGCCCGTGAAGTTTGGTCTGAAATTTGGGAGACAGTTGGACCTGAATTCGCTAATGTTCTGAACACAGGCAAAGGGATATTTCATAACGATGAATTGCTGTCGATGAACCGTTTTGGCTACACCGAAGAATGTTACTTCGACTATACCTTTAACCCGATTCAAGGAGAAAAAGGAGTCGTTGATGGTGTGCTCAACATTGTGACCGAGACGACTTATCGAGTTTTAAACGATCGACGTGCTCGATTGTTACGCGAAGTCGCATCCAAAACGGGAGTTGCAAGAACCGCAGAAGAAGCTTGTGAATTAATGGCTTCAATGCTGCAAGCTGATCCCGCAGATATTCCATTTTCGATGCTGTATTTGGTTGAGGATCATCAGGCTCGATTGTGTGCGGGAGAAGCGATCGCACAAAGTCCAAACACGATCAATCTCAATGCAAATGATGATTGGCTAATTGCTGAAGTCGTGCGAACTGGAGAGCCGCAAATCATTCACAACTTAGCTACCCGTTTTGGTGTCATTTCTGGAGCGCTTTGGGAAGAACCGATTCAGAAAGCGATGATTTTACCGATCGCGGCAACGGGACAGACAAAACTGGCGGGAGTGCTCGTTGCTGGAGTCAGTCCAAGACTGGAATTGAACGAGAACTATCAAGACTTTCTCACGCAAGTCGCAGGACAGATTTCAACCGCGATCGTGAATGCTCGATCTTACGAAGAAGAACGCAAACGAGCCGAACAATTAGCAGAACTCGATCGAGCGAAAACGCTCTTTTTCTCGAATGTCAGCCACGAATTTCGGACTCCGTTAGCGTTGATGCTCGGACCTGCGGAAGATGCGTTGCGAGAAGCAGAAACCGGGGAACAGCGCGATCGCTTAGAGATGATTCACCGCAATGCCCTAAGACTGCAAAAACTGGTGAATACTCTGCTCGACTTTTCGCGGATTGAAGCAGGACGAATTGAAGCGGTGTACGAACCGACCGATTTATCTGGGTTTACTGCGGACTTAGCTGGAATGTTTCGATCGCTGATTGAACGATCAGGACTGAACTTACGAGTCGAGTGTGCTCCCTTATCTGAGCTTGCTTATGTCGATCGCGAGATGTGGGAGAAGATTGTTCTCAACTTGCTCTCGAATGCGTTTAAGTTCACGTTTGAAGGTGAGATTACAGTCAGTCTGAGCGCAAATCACGATCGTATTCAGCTACAAGTTCGAGATACCGGAACTGGAATTCCAGAAACCGAGTTAGCGCAAGTATTTGAGCGATTCCACCGAGTCAAAGGCGCAAAAGGACGCAGCTATGAAGGCTCTGGAATTGGACTATCGCTCGTACAAGAATTAGTCAAACTGCATGGCGGTACGATCGAGGTTAGCAGCGTCATTCATCAAGGAACCTGCTTTACCGTTTCGATTCCAACAGGTCACGAGCATCTACCCGCTGAACGTATTCGGCGCAGTGAAGCCGATCGGACTCAGCGCAATCTCGTCTCTACTGCGACTAGAGCTACTTCGTATGTTGAGGAAGCTTCACGCTGGTTGCCTTCTGCTCCAACCGTTTCATCGGAAATTCCGGTTGCAGCATCGATTGTTCGATCGACGGCTCGGATTGTTCTAGCAGATGATAACGCGGACATGCGAGACTATCTCATTCGCTTGCTCAGCCCACAATACGAAGTCGAAGCCGTTCCAGATGGTGCAGCCGCGCTAAGAGCAATCCGCCAACACATGCCCGATCTGGTGCTGTCAGACGTGATGATGCCAGAAATGGATGGATTTGAACTCTTACAAGTCTTGCGCCATCCACCTGAAGGCTCCAAACTTCAAACTCAACTGAATGCAAGAGAACTCCCTGTCATTTTGCTATCTGCACGAGCAGGAGAAGAAGCAAGAATCGAAGGATTAGCAGCAGGAGCCGATGACTATCTCACGAAGCCATTTTCGGCACGAGAACTCTTAGCACGAGTAGAAGCAACCTTAAAGCTATCTAAACTGAGACAGGAAGCGCTTCAGCGAGAGCAAGCTTTACGATCGACCAGTGAAGCCGCCCAACAAGAAGCTGAAGCTGCCTATCGTCGTCTGGGTCAACTGCTCGAAAGTATGAGTGATGCGTTTATCGCACTTGATCGAGACTGGCGCATCATCTATCAAAATGCAACAGCAGAACGCATCAACAATAAACCTCGCTCTGAAGTACTCGGTAAAACGCTTTGGGAAGAATGGCCCGCTTCTGTGGGTTCGATCGCAGATTATCATTACCGTCTTGCCCTAGCAGAACAAATTCCTGTTCACTTCGAGCAACATTACTTCGAGCTTCCCGATCACGACGTTTGGCTAGAAGTTCATGCTTATCCGTTCGATGAAGGCTTAGGTGTTTTTTATCGCGATATCACCGATCGCAAAATGGCGGAACAGCAAAAAGAGCAGCTTCTAGAACGCGAATATGCTGCCCGTGAAGCCGCAGAAACCGCGAACCGGATCAAAGACGAATTTCTAGCAGTGCTGTCTCATGAGCTACGAACACCGCTCAATCCGATTATGGGCTGGTCTAAATTGCTCAAAAGCGGCAATCTAAATGCAGAAAAAACGGCTTATGCGATCGACATTATTGAGCGCAATGCCAAACTACAAACCCAACTGATCGAAGATTTGCTCGATGTCTCACGGATTCTACGCGGTAAACTCAGTCTAACAATGGCTCCAGTTGATGTGGAATCGATCGTGCGTTCTGCATTAGATACGGTCAAACTCGCAGCCGAAGCGAAATCAATCCAACTCCACACTAACTTTAGTGCAACTCCACAAGTATTAGGGGATGCTGCCCGCCTGCAACAGATTGTCTGGAATCTACTCTCAAATGCAATCAAATTCACTCCAGAAGCAGGTAGCGTTACGATTCGACTGACACAAATTGGAACTCAAGTGCAGATTACAGTCAGCGACACGGGGCAAGGCATTTCAGCCGATTTTCTCCCACATGTGTTTGAATACTTCCGTCAAGCCGATAGTGCCTCAACGCGCAAGTTTGGTGGGTTAGGATTGGGACTTGCGATCGTGCGTCAATTGGTCGAACTTCATGGAGGAACCGTTCAAGCGGAAAGTCTCGGTGAAAATCAAGGCGCAACGTTTACCGTACAGCTACCTTGTTTGAAAACGGGTACTAATGTGAACTGCGATCGCTCTGATTCAAAATCTACTCACACGCCTTCTCTCGCAGGAATCCCGATCTTAGTCGTGGATGATGAGCAAGATAGTCGCGATCTAGTTGCTTTTGTTTTAGAACAATCAGGCGCGATCGTCACGGCTGTGAGTTCTGCGATCGAGGCTCTTGAAGCGATCAAGCATCAGCAATTTGCTCTCCTAGTTAGTGATATTGGGATGCCAGAGATGAATGGCTATATGTTAATGGAACAGATCCAGAAAAAATCTGCCATTCCAAATGCCATTGCGCTCACGGCGTATGCTGGAGAACTGAATCAAAAACAAGCGATCGAGGCTGGATTTCAGCGACATCTAGCAAAACCTATTGAACCTGAAGCATTAATTCAAACCGTGCAAGGATTAATCGATCGACTTCCGGTGTGA
- a CDS encoding hypothetical protein (similar to AA sequence:cyanobase_aa:LBDG_02970), whose amino-acid sequence MAIIALKAWYLEQYEPIRELEKRPHDLRLSKNSLLKSGLRADFLEDSDGVKKSTWFQRYLQGEMVEFYIEGSGGYAISNIDLSSHEIYFSKQEVMANLEPEIFFSYQTEFTDSGDLLRDELESVIDNLNRRSRLPITLRESHRLSEGAIRLNSSLMRSIRQCLLFIGDGTSIAQISDTPPLLIPSPKVCVETGYALQSKRSDQVLLVQMDRSDMPGHFPFDMPSQNRLVFKDKTQLRKLLPKAIESQLQRFNLL is encoded by the coding sequence ATGGCGATCATTGCGCTGAAGGCGTGGTACTTGGAACAGTATGAACCCATTCGGGAACTTGAAAAACGTCCCCATGATTTGCGGTTGAGCAAGAATAGCCTGCTGAAGTCGGGATTAAGGGCTGATTTTCTAGAAGATAGCGACGGGGTGAAGAAATCGACCTGGTTTCAACGCTATCTCCAAGGCGAAATGGTTGAATTCTATATCGAAGGCAGTGGCGGCTACGCGATTTCTAATATTGATCTTTCGAGCCACGAAATCTATTTCTCGAAACAAGAAGTCATGGCAAATTTAGAGCCTGAAATCTTCTTTTCCTATCAAACAGAGTTTACAGATTCGGGCGATTTGTTGCGCGATGAACTCGAATCAGTGATTGATAACTTAAATCGTCGATCGCGTCTCCCAATCACGTTACGCGAATCCCATCGACTCAGTGAAGGTGCGATTCGGTTGAATAGTTCGTTAATGCGATCGATTCGTCAATGCCTTCTATTTATTGGAGATGGAACGTCGATCGCACAAATTTCCGATACGCCACCGTTATTAATCCCTAGCCCCAAAGTCTGCGTAGAAACCGGATATGCGCTGCAAAGTAAGCGATCGGATCAAGTTCTCTTGGTGCAAATGGATCGATCAGATATGCCGGGGCATTTTCCGTTCGACATGCCGAGCCAGAATCGACTCGTGTTCAAAGATAAAACGCAGTTGCGGAAATTATTGCCGAAAGCGATCGAGTCTCAGTTACAGCGCTTTAACTTGCTATAG
- a CDS encoding unknown protein (similar to AA sequence:cyanobase_aa:all1881), with amino-acid sequence MIRVRKSGQRFIAALLSTATVVLNHHAVAQVAPTFEASVLNSIALAPKVEESAEIERAIVKETNRLRANPQAYAAELAELRQYFRGNLLKLPGYPALETQEGVAAVDEAIRDLKATAPRPALSISQGLSLGARDHVLDLGPKGKAGHYGTDGSDPFQRMNRYGTWKGSAGENISFSPIATAKWHVRQLVIDDGVRNRGHRKALLNPDYRLMGSACGNHAVYGQMCVMTYSKDYQEGNVQGRQ; translated from the coding sequence ATGATCCGAGTGAGAAAATCTGGGCAGCGATTCATTGCTGCTCTGTTGAGTACTGCTACCGTGGTGTTAAATCATCATGCGGTTGCTCAAGTCGCCCCCACTTTTGAAGCATCCGTTCTCAATTCGATCGCATTAGCCCCTAAAGTAGAAGAGAGTGCTGAGATTGAAAGAGCGATCGTAAAAGAAACGAATCGCCTCCGAGCTAATCCCCAAGCGTATGCGGCTGAACTTGCTGAACTTCGACAGTACTTTAGAGGCAATCTTCTGAAGCTTCCAGGCTATCCAGCATTAGAAACTCAGGAAGGAGTTGCTGCGGTAGATGAAGCCATTCGAGATCTCAAAGCAACGGCTCCACGACCAGCGTTATCGATTTCACAAGGCTTGTCTTTGGGAGCACGAGATCATGTACTGGATTTGGGACCAAAGGGTAAAGCTGGACATTATGGAACCGATGGCAGCGATCCGTTTCAGCGGATGAATCGATACGGAACTTGGAAAGGAAGTGCAGGAGAGAATATCAGCTTTAGTCCGATCGCGACTGCAAAATGGCACGTGAGACAATTGGTGATTGATGATGGGGTGAGAAATCGAGGACACCGGAAAGCACTATTGAATCCTGATTATCGACTGATGGGTTCCGCCTGTGGAAATCACGCTGTTTATGGTCAAATGTGTGTGATGACTTACAGCAAAGACTATCAGGAAGGAAACGTTCAGGGAAGACAATAA
- a CDS encoding transcriptional regulator (similar to AA sequence:cyanobase_aa:LBDG_14040), whose protein sequence is MSLERLSQLKLSHLRIFAAIVECGSFSEAALRLQLSQSAVSYAIAVLEAELGVVLLARGRYGAHPTPVGEQIVDRAYKILHLIDDMAKQANLAKGLDGGHLRISSFRSAATHILPDVLAEFCRRYPAIAITLTEHDDRPDVEEDLYKGRAEIGITYAPVGADLKAWEIMRDEFVVLFPPGFQRSEPTLDWKELTLHPLIMAPENDGCDAMVYAHCANYGITLHATYQVRSDATIVSMVAKGLGAAVSPRLAAEPIPAGVKVYSLPVPLFRNINIAVVSDALLPPAAFAFLELVKRSMRVE, encoded by the coding sequence ATGAGTTTGGAACGCTTAAGTCAACTCAAACTTTCACATCTACGAATTTTCGCTGCGATCGTAGAGTGCGGGAGTTTTAGTGAAGCGGCACTTCGACTTCAGTTATCGCAATCGGCAGTCAGTTACGCGATCGCAGTTTTAGAAGCAGAGTTAGGAGTCGTATTACTAGCACGAGGAAGATATGGTGCACATCCCACGCCCGTTGGAGAACAAATTGTCGATCGAGCTTATAAGATTCTCCATCTAATCGATGATATGGCAAAGCAAGCTAATCTTGCGAAAGGTTTGGATGGTGGGCATTTGAGAATTTCATCGTTTCGGAGTGCAGCAACTCATATTTTGCCCGATGTACTCGCCGAGTTTTGTCGTCGATATCCTGCGATCGCCATTACTTTGACTGAACATGACGATCGACCCGATGTAGAAGAAGACTTGTACAAAGGACGAGCAGAAATTGGAATTACCTACGCGCCTGTAGGAGCAGATCTCAAAGCTTGGGAAATCATGCGCGATGAATTTGTTGTGCTATTTCCACCGGGATTTCAGCGCAGTGAGCCGACTTTAGATTGGAAGGAATTAACCTTGCATCCGTTGATTATGGCTCCAGAGAATGATGGCTGTGATGCAATGGTGTACGCGCATTGTGCGAACTATGGAATTACGCTTCATGCGACTTATCAAGTGCGATCGGATGCCACGATCGTCAGCATGGTAGCGAAAGGGTTAGGAGCAGCAGTCAGTCCTCGATTGGCGGCAGAACCGATTCCCGCTGGAGTCAAGGTTTACAGTCTACCTGTGCCATTGTTCCGAAACATTAATATTGCTGTGGTTTCGGATGCGCTGTTACCTCCTGCGGCATTTGCATTTCTGGAATTAGTGAAAAGAAGCATGAGAGTTGAATAA